TGAAAAGGACACTGAAGAAGAATTACAGTTCATAAACCTAGAGATGGATGCTGAAAGGCTTGTGGAGTTGAAGTGTGCAGAGACTGATAGGGATGCTCTTAAAGCTGCTTTGCAGGCTGCAGTGTCGGCAACATACAGCAGTCGAAACAAGCAGAGTGAGGTTTCTGCTACTCAGGATGGAGAGGTTGAGTATGTGACCAAGTCTGAAATGAACGAAGTACTAACTGTGTGCGAGAATGCTGTCAGGGAGGGAATTCTCATGGAAGTGGGAAGTTCATTCTTTTCCATCTTCATTGACCGTGTTGTGAAGTTTGGGGAAAAAGACTATCTGCCACTTTTCCTGAGGTTTGTGGACAGTTTTGATGTCATGCGCCTTGAGTTGATGGGGTTTCTAGAGTCAGATCTTGATTGTGATGCCATGGTACAACGTCTCCTGGAAATAGTAACAGTTGAGTGGCGTCTTGACTTGAATAACTGCAGAGGGCAGGCATACTTAGGCTCTGGTGACGTTTCCTACAAGCTGAAAGCTTTTGCCTGCAAAGTCCAAGAGAAGCATCCTCTTGCTATAAGCACACACTGCTCTTCCTACTCTTTCAACACATGGTGGTCAAAGTCCATCCCAGTGCCTGCAATTAAAAGAGCTCTGGATACATTTGAAGAGGTTGTGATGTTTTTCGGCAGCAGTGATACTCTAGAAAAACAGCTAGACCATGTAATAGCCTATGGTCTGAGAGAGAGCTATGAAAAGGTCCAAGAGTTGCAAGGAAAGTTCTGTTCCTTTTGGCAAGAAAAGCATGATTCGTATGAGGTGTTTGTGCAGATGCTGGAGCCCCTGGTCGAGTGTCTGGAGAAAATCAAAAACAACCCACAGAGATGGAAAGCCGTTGTGTCAGAACGAGCTGGGGCACTTCTCCACAAGGTAATGGAATTTGATTTCATCATTGCCATGGTGGTTTTGAAGAATGCTTCCTCTTTTACCAAAGAGCTGAGTGCAGGTCTCCAGAAGGACCACTTCAGTGCTGCATCCCAGCTTTGCCAAATCAGTGGTATTGTGGCCACTCTGAACCGtgttaaaacaaatatgaaGGTGTTTCACCAGAACTGGTTTGACGAGGCCTGTGCAATGGCACAAAGTCTAAGAGTGCAGATTGAAGTGCCTGAAAATTCTTTGCCACGGGACTGCATGATGAAGCCAGTCGGCTTTTACAAAGATGGCTTAAGTGTGCCTCTGGTGGATAACCTCATCAATGCTGTGAAAGATCATTTTTCAGAGGATCACAAAGAAGCTCTTAACTTCCTTTCCCTGGTCCCATGCTCAGTCACAGTGAGTTATATGTTTGAGAGCTTAAAGTCAAAGCCTCCTCTCTACAGCAGTGATCTACCCGATGCTGACAACTTCTTCACAGAGCTGTGCTGTTGGAGAGTAACATGGAAGACCAAAGTTGCCTCTGTGACCATCCCAGGCTCAATATTTCACACGTTGCGTCTGCCACTCATGCAGTACTTTGGGAACATCAATGCACTGCTCAGAATTATGTCTGTGCTGCCCAGCACAGCACTTGAGGACTGTGGTGTTGTAATGCGCCACAAGAAGTTCCAAGATTATCTGAGGAATACAAATCCTAAAAACAGGTCCCCATGCTTGGCTATGCTGGAGGTGGGCACAGACTTCCGCAGAGACCTGGACCGAATGGTGACCCAGTGTTTGAAGGTTACTCCACAAGCCTTGGAGGGTATCTGTCTGGTAAGTGCTTgtattatctattatctatttaGGTGCTACTGCTTTAAAGATTACctacagacatgttttaagttatttaaaaataatcaattctGAATGATGAGTTGTATCTCATATTATAGTTCTATGaatgtgcaaatatttaaagacacaaaatgtCTCCTTCTCCACTGAAAAGTCCATCCTCAGTGTAGTTCTGATGTCACAAGTCATGCTTGTAGTTACACACCTTAAACTAGATTACAGTGGttcccccttcagcagatgaatgtcaAGTGGAGTCAGACATTGAGTTTCTATTTTTTATAATCAGAGAATGTGTAATTAACCCTTTCTATCCGGGTTACAGGACAACGAATCCAAAAGTTTCATCAGGAACTCTGACAATAATATGGAAGGTATGGTTGTTCAGATAAGTTTTTGAATTTGATTATTAACAGAAATGCATAACTTAAATAATGTCCATACCACATAATTGAACACAAAGTATCTAGATGaagatttttttgtattatttataaatgtctttatttgctATGATTTAATTTTTGCCATGACCActgttgttctgtgtttttctctgataTGGTTTAGTGGATTGTGtcaaggaggaggatgaagagctCAAAATTCAGCAATCTCCTGACAAGAATGAGGACCAAGACATGAAACCTGTAGATGAGAACGGGCACACAGGAGATAATCGTCAAAGTCTGTTGAGGGTATTCAGACTGGCTGCACTGTTGGGGAAAAAGAACAGCAGCTTCGCTGACCTCTCAGAAGAGGAACGAGAGCTTTTCATCCAGGAGCTCAACATGTGCCGCTGGTTCAGAAGGGAGAGCAAATGCACACCATCAATCGGTGAGACCGAAACGGTGAAACTACTCATAGACGGAATCAGAGATGTAATACTCAAGGAAATACAGGACTCTCCGTTCTTCTCACTTATTACTGACAAGCCTGTCAAAATTGCTGATAAGACACACCTACCTGTTTTTGTCAGGTACGTTGGAGAATCTGCTCCAAAGGTTGAGCTCATGGGTTTCTTACCATTTGACGAGAACTGTCATGTTGACACACAAGCGAGTAAACTTGCAAAAATTCTCACTGAAGAGTGGGGCTTACCGATGTCTCACTGCCGAGGACAAGCGTTCATGCACTTGGGCTCAGGTTACCAAAGCCTAAAGAAAATGTCTTTGGATTTCCTCAAGAGCTATCCGCTCTCCGTTGTAACACCAAGTGAGTCTTGCGGCCTTGCCCACTGGCTGGCAGGAAGCGTGCCTTGCCCCTCAGTAGCCAAAATGCTGGACATCACTGAAGACCTGCTGCTGTTCTTTGATGAATCTCCTTGTCTGGAGGGACAGTTGGCAGAGGCAGTTGATGGGCTTTTGAATATGCCAAGGGAGGCCCTGGAGGAAATGCCAGAAACTTGTTGCTCGaggtggaaaaagagagaggactTCTTTGACATACTTGCTGACACATTGGAGGGCATCCTCAGCTGCCTAGATGCGGTCAGTTCTGATGCTACAGGTGCCAAGTCGATGCATGCACAAGTTCTCTCTACCGCTCTGAGAAATATGGATTTCATTGTCACCCTTGTGATTTTGAAGAATGCTTGTGCTCCTCTTCGTAACTGTAGCACTGTCTTCCGCTGTGGAAACCCTGCTGATATTCTCTGTGAAGTGGAAAAAATCCCCTCAATCATAGAGACTCTTAACAAGATGTTGGAAAACGTAAGCACTGTGCACTCCACTTGGTTTGAGCAGGCATTCCAGTTAGCAACCAAGGTAGCTCCTGAGCAAGTATGCTTCTCAGAGGAATCCAACAGCTATGAATCTCCAGAGATATATTATAGAGAAAAGTTGAGCATTCCTCTCCTCAGAAGTCTCATCGATGAAATGAAGTACTGCTTCTCAGACAGCCACTTAAAGGCCTTGTCGGTCCTGTCTTTGCTGCCCTCCTGCAATCCACAGCCCGTTCTGTCAGAGTCCACAGACAAGCCATTCAGCATCTACCTAACAGATATACCTGAGCCTGAAGCAGCAGAGCAGGAAATCAATGCCTGGGCTGCCGTCTGGAGAGAGAAATACCAGGATGTTGCGCCTCCAACGTCTATCGCTGAAACATTAGTCCATCCTGAGTCAAAGAGCCACCCAGCCGTTGCCTTACTGCTTAGGCTAGTAGCTGTCCTTCCTAGTGTCAGTATCGAGTGTGACCTGATGAAGACCACTTTGAATTCCATGAGGGATCTATTAAGAAACACTGTGTGCAAAGGCAACAGAACGGTTCATGTGATGCTCCTCTCTCACTACGCAACACTGCAGAGACTGCCAGAGGTCATTGAGAAGTGTGTAGAGGTTGATCCAGAGAGCAGTCCATGTCTGTCACAGGTGAGTTTGAAATAGCTTCCTTTgttaaatcatgaaaataaatgatagtGTTTTCACAGTTGTTCCAGTCAGCATTTGATAAACAAAGTTATTGTTTTTAGGTGATGGAAACTTTACAAAGACTAAAGTTGGATTGTGGTAAGTGTGTCATTAACTTGATAATATATTACTGCGTTTCATTCTGATTATGGAATATGCTAAGCCATAAATTGGCAAGAGTTATTTTGTTTATGAAGGTTGTTATGGTATGTAGtaacacttttttgtttgtttttaaatcaggaAGCGTTGAAGTAAAGCCAGTGGCACCAACCAGTGTAGCAGACAAATCTTCTGATACTCAAGTGACGCTGGATGTTGTTCAAGGACTAAGAACAGCAGTGTCTTTCTATGAGACGCAACTACGCGAAGAAATCCTCAAGGACCTCTGGGTCTCTCAGTTCTTCACAGTGATAACTGAGCAGGCTGTTGAAATTGACGGTGCGCTCTATGTCCCGTTGTGCATCAGGTACTTGAACAAAGAGGACATCCAGTGTGAGGAAACACTGGCTTTCATCCCCTTCAGTGAAGATCCAGTTGGCCTTGCAGATGCTATTGAGACAGCCCTGTCTGAGAAGTGGGGGCTCAACATGGAGTATTGTAGAGGACAGGCCTTGCTGAGTGTTGGTGAAGTAGGGACACAGATGAGGGCTGTAAGTTTAGCAATAGCTCAAAAGTACCCCCAAGCTATAAGAACTGTCAGCTCTGCCTGGTCCTTTAACGTGTGGCTGGCTAAATCCTCTCGTGCAGAAGAAGCTGCTGATGGAGCAGTGCTGATAGGTAAAATATTACATTGGCTCACAGAGGACGCAGAACGCCAGAACAAACTGGAAGATATGATCATTCACGTGTTCCAGCACAATGAAGGAAAGGGTAACGAGCTGAGGGACAAACTCATTAAGAACTGGGAGAAGAGTCATGACATGCACGAGGTGATGGTCGAGATCTTAGAAGCAGTCTTACTTTGCTTAAATGAGCTAAAAGGTGAGGGAAGTTCTTCAGACCAGCAACAAGCAATGCAGTTCTTTGATGCGATCAGAAACTTTGAGTTCATCCTCTCAGCAGTGGTGCAGAAGAACGTCTTGAGTGTCACTAAAAAGCTAAGTCAGTCTCTGCAGGGCAAACCCTTAGACATGTTACTTGCTGTGAATAATTTGCCAGATCTCAAAGCATCCCTTGGTAAACTGAAGAGTGACATTGACACACATCACAAGGCGTGGTTTGAGGAGGCTGTCGTGCTTGCGTCAAAACTTCACGTCACAATGTTGCATTCAGTGCTTCTAGAGCCATTGAGCGAGTTTTACAAAGATTCAATAAGCATGAAGGTTATAGAGCACTCAACAGCAGAAATTGATGACCTCTTCATAGAAAAGGTAATGGATACCTTGAGATGTCTGGAGATTGTGCCTTACGCAATGTCCAAAGTAGAAACCAGCATTCTTAGTGGTCTTGTGTTCCGCCTGTACAAGGAGGACTTGCCAGATCAGGCCTCCCTTCACACTGAGATGAAGTTGTGGAAGGAGAAATGGTTGAATCCCCTGGCAGGCTACCTCCCAACTACTGTGCTTGACACCCTCAAGACTTCACAGATAAGAAGTTTTAGTAATATTGAAACTCTCCTCAGACTCCAGGTCATCTTACCCTTTTCAAGGAGGGAAAGCAACTTCAGGCAGGGAAAAAGAAGCTTACAAGAGTTCATTCAGCAGGAAAAGCGATCCCTCACTGAGCTACATCCTCTGTAATAGCTGCACGTCTTCCGTCACAGTTAGAAGATATGAGCAATGCATTTGAGAGATGTCACCGCCATCATGCTTAAGAACTAGCGTGACTCAACCCAAATTGAGGTCCCAAGTTCTGAATTCAATATTTCTGTGTACATTATTGATCTAAATTCTTTGAAATTTCCTTTTGTTGTTATCCTGCAAACTAAGCCctatgttatttttgttttgttttttcattctttagTTTGTACAGTTGTACTGCCCAATGGGACCAGTGtcttggcaaaaaaaaagaaaaaaaagcaatgctCCACTGACGGTTATCAATGCTTGTGTGCCTTGATGCAAAACTAATAATTCACCCCCATGTATCATGATAATACAGATGTTGAAAAATGTCCCATTGGTGTTTGAAACAACTCTATTTTTATCATTACCAAAAATGACCAGACTGACTTCATTATCACCTTCATGAATCCATTATAATTATGAAATCACACCCTTACCTTTCCTGGGCACAAATAGAAATGATTAGTTCCATCATGTCTTCTGATGAtttcccatgtttcctgtctctttGCAGGAATGAATTTGCTGTAAACGTATATTTGAAAGAATGTTTCCTGAATAGGGAAAACCTTCATATATATTTGtcaaaaaagtaataaaatgctCCAAAAAGATGTTTTGGCCTCtgggtttttagttttttttcaagCTTCATGTTCTAATTCACTTTTCACTTCTTAGTCACATCTGTAGTAAAGTCTGTGACTTAACACAAGATGGCGCAGTTGGGCTGTTATTTGCCTctggaaaaaatatattgaatttaGTCTCGAGTGAGACGAGAGAAGTGTACCTGTGTGTTTTAACTAAGTTATTACTGACATTAAAATAAGAATACCTGTAGGGGTGGTATATATGGTAATTGCAATTATAGTAACGCTTTACTGTTACTTGTAACAGTTAAAGTGCAATAAAGGAAGCTCAGGAGGTTACCagtaaataattgttttagcaGAACTATTATCTAAATACTTTTTACCTTCCTACTGTTATCACTACAGCCAGAAAGGCGTAtatgattttaattaatttttttagaTGAAGGGAGTATATTCTTCATTTGCATGCTTCACTTTGACGTGTACGTGAGGCATTTTAACTAAGCACTACCAAAAGATTTGAAATTGCAATTCAAGTGGCCAGTGTTAATGATTACTGACACAAAACAGGCAGTTCAACCTTTAGTTCAGGTCATGATGTATTGATTCAAATTTCTTCCATGATTCACGTACGAATCAACAAGGATGTGGGTTTAAAGGGAGGGTTATTAAGGTCATATAACCACTGACTGCATTATCTCGAGACACCtggtaaatatttattttacaattacTTTTCACCCTAAAAGTATTAGGTCACTGCAATGTTGGGTATGTGCGACAAACAGGTTTGACTAGTATTTACCAGTGATGCAAATCCTCACTTTCCGGCTCCATTGTTGCCATTGTGGTTTGGTTAATATGTGATTTCTAAGAATGAGTGTATTCAGTGGGTCTGCTGTTGGATAGTGTCAATTATTTGCTATGAATTCCAATGTGATGGTTAAGCCTTTACAAGAGGAATTTCAACAGCATGCAGCTACTGTACTGACTAAACGCTAATTTGTTACTTAGTTTTTATGACTTCATACTAAATTTTAAGGTGGCAAACATTTGTGATGTTTGAAAATCTAGCTGACTCATTCCAGTTGCCATTAGAATAGCAGATTGGTAAAAACATTTCTGAGTGTCTTTAGCTTACTGGAGCTACACTGTCATAATGAAACACCCTTATCACTTAAAGTTTGGATTAAAGACCAAATCCTAGTTTAAAGGACTAAACTGATTTTTGTGGACCTGTTTTCCCTTCAAATACCCAAACAGGGATCATGAAAAGAAAGACTGTATGCTTCTGTTAAAACcctattttacacattaattttgtgtttgttgacatGAGACCACCATATCTTTTAGCACTGATAACCCCACTGAGTGCACTTAAAAGAGACATGTATTCTTCCTGTGAGCTGTAACAGCAGATGCCTCCCTGACAAAGCCCTGATTGTCGGTGCTCAGCTCAGTGTGAAAGGAGCATCTCCATGTCCCTGCTCAGCTGCTGAGCAAACAGATCTGTCTCCGTTGTGGGCCGCATGCAGCAGTCAGTGTTTTGCAGGCCTCGTTGTAGCCACATGTAACACAGGAGCACACCAGCGTCGTCTCTAAATATCCTGCTAAGAGCCATACGCCTCCTacagattgtgttttatttatttgcactcAGGATGTAGAAGTGGACTTTGTTAAAGTTGAAATCTCAAGTGTAGTTGGTGTGTTGGAGCATGGAGAACACATCCTGCATCTATAAGCAAAACAAGGTATTGCCATAATTGACCCGTGCACCAGGTTTCCTGCTGGAAGTCAAGGTTCTGCACTGATGTAAGACCCGTGGCACTCTGTAATCATGTCCATACACAGCCAGGATTTAACTACACTCTGGAGGGGAAGACAGAGGGCTTAAGTGGATTTTATTTCAAGGTTCCCTTTCAGGGAAAATTGGCAGCACAGGCCAGAATTCAGATCCTCCTAGTACTAAGAGCAAAACCTTTGGTTTGAATTATTCAGATGTCAGCTTGTTGATTGTTCTCTTGAAGAACACTTCATTTTTACTTGTCATTGTAAAGCTGTAGGATTttcagagtgagagtgaaataTGAAGAATTGTCTTCTTGTGTTTTACCAATACTGAGGTGTACAAGAGATTAATATGGTCATGAAGAAGTGAATACATGTATTTTATCTTACCCCTAaactttaatgtgtttatttaaagaacATGCCCACAATTCAACCAAAACACTGCTCAGCTCCCTGTTTGGACCTCTGCTAAAGCAtcttttaaagtttatttggTCCtggaacatttttacacagaaataGGCACGCAGCTTGgaatttcaaatgtgtttatcatACTTAAAAAAGTAATCCTTAATCATTTAAAAGGATACCATGGTGCTCTCACACCTCTTCCAAccacagcaaaaaataaatacatacgaACCAGATGTATTCGCACAATTTATCTATTGTACTGTTTAGAAGCCTGTGGCCGCTTTATGATTCCTCCATGGCTCTTAGACTTAATGTTTACAAGGAGGTGCAAGCAGAGAGACGTCTGTAAATGAATGCAGCACCCCCAGACTGTGCTGAAGTCATCCTCCCTCTGCCCTCAACACCTTTTGCTCCTCTTCAGCAACACCTCTTCAGATGCAGTGATACTTCATACATTGTGATCAAGGACCTGTGTGAGACAGTGCTGCCACCCTTGACACTGAAAGAAATGGctctttttaaagtgaaaatccACTTAAATGTAGAATTCATGTGTTAATTTTTTAGCAATACACAGCTTACTTTTAAATTCATGGCTTTGACCAGCTGATCGGTAGAGATAGactcctgcagctgctttaTAGCcaataaataatagaacaaaCTCCAAACCACTATGACAAGCATTCATATGGATTTCAGTGGATTATAGACACATCTTGTATTTCACAGCTATAACTCCTACTctattttcaaataaaacttACTAGGATGACAGGAGGTGAGCAAAAATGTTATTCAGTAGATGCTGTCACTAATTCATTGTCATTGTGGAAACGCtccaaatgacatcatcagtcaaTTGATCTTCTAATTGGTGACAGCAGTCTGTGTGAAAACAATTTAAGCAGTGgaatagaaaaatgtaaaacacatatGTTTTGGGGTGGCTTTTCCCTTTAAAAGTGTGGTTAATTATCGGAAGTCATTTTCATGAAGTGAATGGACTCATTTAGCTCAGATTTATGACGCTCTGGTGATGTAACAGGACCATAATGTGCTTAATTAGTTGTATTACTGGAATCTACTCCTCTCTTGAGTGGTTATTCCATAATGCACATGACTTTTATAACCTCAGCTCAGACCAGCGTGCCCATGATAATTTGGTTTTTCCGGAATGATCCTGAAGCGCCGTTAAACTCCTGGACTGTATTTGCCACAGGCCTCATGAACGGTGCCACACAGTTCATGGTGTAGACTGCTCTGCATTCTGGAGGACCACATGACGTGTTCAAAAGTGCCACCCATCTGTCACTTGAAAGGGTTCTGTGCTCAAAGCACAATAGAGACAGAGGTTATAAACAAATGGTATACAAAAGATGTGAGTCCAGTCGTGTCCTGAAGGGCACAAATTGGATGGAGGTTGTTGTTTCTGTGGCGATCCCCACTGTGAGCTACGGCAGCTTTCACAGGAGGGACACTGGAGAATGATGGTATTTTCACATGGCTGATGTGAAGCTGTCACTGTCCCTCTGCAGGTCTAATTAGACAATTTTTACCCTTTAGGGATAGTGTTTATGAtacataatgtttttgttatttgtcGATAATCAGCTGGCAGCAGAGCCCGTGTCGTTCCGTGTTTAATTTTAGATAAGAGGCAAAATGAAAAGTAACCGTTATGGATATGGTTCACTGATTGTTTCCATTTGAAAATTCCCTTTTAAGTTCCTGCTTTGTTGCATTTATGATGGCTGTTAATCAATCTCCTGGTTTTCATTTTGATTGAAAAATTCTCTATGGTCAAATGGGTTTAGCTGGTAATAAAGAACAGGCAGAAATGAACATACCTCAGAGTTAAATctttattaattcatcattgTGGTTCAGTTATTTCTGCCATTTTATCAAAATTTGACAAACTAAAAGAGGCTTGATTTAATTATATAAACATGGCAGTGAGCTTCCGAGAATTTTTTTCCTATTGTGTAATAATGGTTTGGcattaaaaatgagaaataagAAAGAAGAGAACATAACAttgaccttttcttttttttttatctccctATTAAATCACCCTGAAACATTTACAACAAAATGTACTTCTGATTAATAAGTCACTGGTTCATTTGCGCAGTGTGTCAGAGCTCAGTTTAGTTTTATATACATGCTGATAGGCGCATGGGAGCATTTTCCAGGCGAATAATAGTAACTCTGCACCCATCCAGGCTCTTATCCTCCTGGGTGAAAGTTGAGTATCGCCCCCTCCCTAACCCCCCACCATCAATGAGCCTCTAGATTTGTGATATTGGTTTGATCCTCTTGAGATCTGAAGGACAAAGGCTTAAGCCCGAGGACTCATTCCACCCAAACATTAACACTGTATTCAGAGCGGGGCTGACTAAATTCTTCATTCTGTCAATTTCGAAACTGTTTTTGCAACACAAGAAATGTAATATACAGCTTAATTGTGAAATATTGCACATGAAGTCTTTAACCGATGAATTACAGTTTCTATTTATGTGCATTTACACTTTTGGggtttttgaaatgtttcattGTGGTGATGTGCCATGATCTGAAGGGATTTATCTAATTTATTAAGTGAACTTTGAAAACAAACTTCCAGCTCAGCTCCAAACCCCACTTTGGTTAAACAATTGcgtattattaaaaaaaaaaaaaaaaaagaggggggaaaagcaagttttggaaaagtTCTCTGGACATCTCTTCAGAGACACACTGTGGCTTTTTCACCAGTAATCCCACCATGTCGAAAGCTGATTATAGTGACAGTCAAAAAGGCCAATGTAGCTGTAATATTATCTCTGTAAAGCTGGTTTTAATCACAGACATGGATAATCTGTCATAACCCAGCTCTGATTCCGTTGTTATATGACATGAGTTATTTCATTATCATGAACTCCAGTGGCTCACTTACCCCCCTCCGTCTCCCTAGAAGGTGTCCTCC
This Scomber scombrus chromosome 14, fScoSco1.1, whole genome shotgun sequence DNA region includes the following protein-coding sequences:
- the si:dkey-250d21.1 gene encoding uncharacterized protein si:dkey-250d21.1, producing the protein MTDCCAAANCDYQQGESDNTAPLFSFPLDPQRCEQWLNNCCRQDLASEPPEELHRLYRLCAKHFESSMISHQSASSCVLREDAVPTIFDLTTPVNNQSTYNRKRARDPSEEGPASVKKTKENTATPEVTEETKEFFGENSTTPDQCEKQEDVAKYNAKETLKVYFKEILALTGFSINGANINTDEPMGGARGQQSLNRICVEKIDKKEILQFGEDLMREEIQNSLRMARFFSILLQDVTSIEGKDQIPVFIRSVTVDGFPQKHLVGFLPCDVDAENLFYMLLSELRNKWGLRMEHCRGLTYLVTGSMCQKMRDLTCRILQEFPQVVLSPSDPYAFNIWIIRCMPVPAIQSVANTVEEVASLLRRAPELCKRLEGKIQTTYGHMKGEVDRIKTAISVNWEYGTDAFQTMLDILEPFLNCINEMISKVDEDIAEQMAKLKPVLKNFNFIITLVVLKNTLCCVSILNSSLRGIISISSTLQYTISNALKLVSKYQQEIAIFHRKWFADAVGRAKKLGVEVTKPEVDQEDTTEIPLEDFYRETLSRPILQYLVAEVKRVFSTEMVRILRWLSLVPSYMADHNFSIRRDKVADANLNNLARPDTFYEELGCWEVKWRHASKRRILPTTVFATLKIPDIGFYPNVQSLLRVLGTVPCVNAEADVYGQYHMVLERCHSYLRATPEEQRQCSMAYLYVNQDVHYNVEQMAESYALRHPDILQLIQMDDDTKEKPPQVATQGNHAEKDTEEELQFINLEMDAERLVELKCAETDRDALKAALQAAVSATYSSRNKQSEVSATQDGEVEYVTKSEMNEVLTVCENAVREGILMEVGSSFFSIFIDRVVKFGEKDYLPLFLRFVDSFDVMRLELMGFLESDLDCDAMVQRLLEIVTVEWRLDLNNCRGQAYLGSGDVSYKLKAFACKVQEKHPLAISTHCSSYSFNTWWSKSIPVPAIKRALDTFEEVVMFFGSSDTLEKQLDHVIAYGLRESYEKVQELQGKFCSFWQEKHDSYEVFVQMLEPLVECLEKIKNNPQRWKAVVSERAGALLHKVMEFDFIIAMVVLKNASSFTKELSAGLQKDHFSAASQLCQISGIVATLNRVKTNMKVFHQNWFDEACAMAQSLRVQIEVPENSLPRDCMMKPVGFYKDGLSVPLVDNLINAVKDHFSEDHKEALNFLSLVPCSVTVSYMFESLKSKPPLYSSDLPDADNFFTELCCWRVTWKTKVASVTIPGSIFHTLRLPLMQYFGNINALLRIMSVLPSTALEDCGVVMRHKKFQDYLRNTNPKNRSPCLAMLEVGTDFRRDLDRMVTQCLKVTPQALEGICLDNESKSFIRNSDNNMEVDCVKEEDEELKIQQSPDKNEDQDMKPVDENGHTGDNRQSLLRVFRLAALLGKKNSSFADLSEEERELFIQELNMCRWFRRESKCTPSIGETETVKLLIDGIRDVILKEIQDSPFFSLITDKPVKIADKTHLPVFVRYVGESAPKVELMGFLPFDENCHVDTQASKLAKILTEEWGLPMSHCRGQAFMHLGSGYQSLKKMSLDFLKSYPLSVVTPSESCGLAHWLAGSVPCPSVAKMLDITEDLLLFFDESPCLEGQLAEAVDGLLNMPREALEEMPETCCSRWKKREDFFDILADTLEGILSCLDAVSSDATGAKSMHAQVLSTALRNMDFIVTLVILKNACAPLRNCSTVFRCGNPADILCEVEKIPSIIETLNKMLENVSTVHSTWFEQAFQLATKVAPEQVCFSEESNSYESPEIYYREKLSIPLLRSLIDEMKYCFSDSHLKALSVLSLLPSCNPQPVLSESTDKPFSIYLTDIPEPEAAEQEINAWAAVWREKYQDVAPPTSIAETLVHPESKSHPAVALLLRLVAVLPSVSIECDLMKTTLNSMRDLLRNTVCKGNRTVHVMLLSHYATLQRLPEVIEKCVEVDPESSPCLSQVMETLQRLKLDCGSVEVKPVAPTSVADKSSDTQVTLDVVQGLRTAVSFYETQLREEILKDLWVSQFFTVITEQAVEIDGALYVPLCIRYLNKEDIQCEETLAFIPFSEDPVGLADAIETALSEKWGLNMEYCRGQALLSVGEVGTQMRAVSLAIAQKYPQAIRTVSSAWSFNVWLAKSSRAEEAADGAVLIGKILHWLTEDAERQNKLEDMIIHVFQHNEGKGNELRDKLIKNWEKSHDMHEVMVEILEAVLLCLNELKGEGSSSDQQQAMQFFDAIRNFEFILSAVVQKNVLSVTKKLSQSLQGKPLDMLLAVNNLPDLKASLGKLKSDIDTHHKAWFEEAVVLASKLHVTMLHSVLLEPLSEFYKDSISMKVIEHSTAEIDDLFIEKVMDTLRCLEIVPYAMSKVETSILSGLVFRLYKEDLPDQASLHTEMKLWKEKWLNPLAGYLPTTVLDTLKTSQIRSFSNIETLLRLQVILPFSRRESNFRQGKRSLQEFIQQEKRSLTELHPL